One genomic segment of Coffea arabica cultivar ET-39 chromosome 6e, Coffea Arabica ET-39 HiFi, whole genome shotgun sequence includes these proteins:
- the LOC113692753 gene encoding ubiquitin carboxyl-terminal hydrolase 8 isoform X3, translating into MSRSLGSLKRLRIPPQLEAFNFSLYHRSTSFFSLLSSLSPFRLLKRLFFKTLRYFSVSFHRMDSSFLFSLSSPSPSFADDVLSSDYSSPSSSPEPLFLVPLRWWTDANAALYGGGGGCGENKGVLYNVTSRLSNKELEMDDFLSEVESEIVLDMTRVGETGTAQGEGVSGSCSGTSDLSLALISEWMFLRAFRWHNDTKDVGAFLAAADIIQDLFSLQIRLSFSCKTDSLIIRINRKVSRQSSFSLASLYPDNELRDFDRACSIFCVDSGMLEIWDFSGQTNQFFMDDRKLLSDFDQPREEMILELQVYGVAEARDNKREKMITDQCKIEAPPISGTMTMNGSMDDELFSRFKQSPPLDGSYSNACALGLTGLYNLGNTCFMNSALQCLVHTRELVDYFLGDFRKDLNFENPLGMNGKLALTFGELLRKLWAPGATPVAPRIFKSVIAGFAPQFGGYSQHDAQEFLAFLLDGLHEDLDRVKHKPYVEVKDVDGHLDEEVADEHWRNHLARNDSIIVDLCQGQYRSTLVCPVCKKLSITFDPFMYLSLPLPSTTMRKMTLTIFSTDGITLPLPVTVAVPRDGTLSDLVEALSVACCLRDDETLLIAEVFDGSVLGYLEEPSGKIDLIRDQAHLVAYRMLKESQRPPLFVFRHLREEKSEFTGYIYCKKFGVPLLSRVSNFSEGSEIRKEFLKLLNPFVMPAEELSNDYDCKGIDTNGDGKIESILDEDADIEPESEIDSCDFQFYLNESCWKEYKIEMNNPRPISVSSGIVNVFVSWPQKMLEVYDTSLMSVLPEVHKSTLFSRKYQESVSLYKCLDAFLKEEPLGPEDMWYCPSCKTHRQASKKLDLWRLPEILVIHLKRFSYNRYFRNKLETFVDFPINDFDLSNYMAHKNIHMSHHYMLYAVSNHQGGMGSGHYTAFIQLEFLLLDAAWAK; encoded by the exons ATGAGCCGTAGCCTTGGAAGCTTGAAACGACTGCGTATTCCACCCCAACTCGAAGCTTTTAACTTCTCTCTCTACCACCGCTCCACTTCCTTCTTCTCCCTCCTCTCGTCTCTCTCCCCATTCCGCCTTCTCAAACGCCTCTTCTTCAAAACCCTCCGCTACTTCTCCGTCTCTTTCCACCGCATGGATTCCTCCTTTTTATTCTCCCTCTCTTCCCCCTCCCCTTCTTTCGCCGACGACGTTTTGTCTTCCGATTACTCCTCTCCTTCCTCCTCCCCTGAACCCCTCTTCTTAGTTCCCCTCAG gTGGTGGACTGACGCGAATGCGGCGTTGTATGGCGGCGGTGGCGGCTGTGGGGAGAATAAGGGAGTTTTGTATAATGTGACGTCGCGTTTGAGTAATAAGGAGCTTGAGATGGATGATTTCTTGTCGGAGGTGGAGTCCGAGATTGTCCTTGACATGACGAGAGTTGGGGAGACCGGCACCGCCCAAGGAGAGGGCGTTTCTGGCAGCTGCAGCGGCACCAGTGATCTTAGTCTTGCTTTGATTTCTGAATGGATGTTCTTGAGAGCTTTTAGATG GCATAATGATACTAAGGATGTGGGAGCTTTTTTAGCGGCAGCAGATATTATACAGGACTTGTTCTCTTTACAAATCCGACTTTCCTTTTCGTGCAAAACAGATTCACTCATAATAAGGATAAACCGAAAGGTTTCAAGACAATCCTCCTTTTCCTTGGCATCTCTCTACCCT GACAACGAGCTTAGAGATTTTGATCGAGCTTGCAGTATTTTTTGTGTTGATTCCGGCATG TTGGAAATTTGGGACTTTTCCGGACAGACAAACCAGTTTTTCATGGATGACAGGAAGCTACTCAGTGATTTTGATCAGCCTCGTGAGGAG ATGATTTTGGAGTTGCAAGTTTATGGGGTTGCTGAGGCTAGAGAcaataaaagagagaaaatgatTACTGACCAATGCAAGATTGAAGCTCCTCCTATCAGTGGTACAATGACGATGAATGGGAGTATGGATGATGAGCTATTCTCCAGATTCAAGCAGTCGCCTCCCCTTGATGGTAGCTATAGTAATGCTTGTGCTTTGGGCTTGACTGGATTATATAATCTGGGGAACACTTGTTTTATGAACAGTGCCCTCCAGTGTCTTGTGCATACAAGGGAGCTGGTTGATTATTTCCTTGGAGACTTCCGAAAAGATCTTAATTTCGAAAATCCTTTAGGCATGAAT GGTAAGCTAGCATTAACTTTTGGAGAATTGTTGAGGAAGCTATGGGCTCCAGGAGCAACACCAGTGGCTCCAAGGATATTTAAGTCTGTGATTGCTGGTTTTGCTCCTCAGTTCGGTGGATATAGTCAGCATGATGCTCAA GAGTTTCTTGCTTTTTTGTTGGATGGGCTTCACGAAGATCTCGATCGTGTAAAGCATAAGCCTTATGTTGAAGTGAAGGATGTAGATGGACACTTAGATGAAGAAGTTGCAGATGAACATTGGCGGAATCATCTTGCTCGCAATGACTCTATCATTGTTGATCTGTGCCAA GGTCAGTACCGGTCAACATTGGTTTGCCCTGTTTGCAAGAAGTTATCCATTACATTTGATCCATTTATGTACCTGTCATTACCACTTCCTTCTACAACAATGAGAAAAATGACTTTGACTATTTTCAGCACCGATGGTATCACTTTGCCTTTGCCAGTCACAGTTGCTGTGCCCAGAGATGGGACTTTGAGTGATCTGGTTGAGGCCTTGAGTGTGGCTTGCTGTTTACGAGATGATGAGACACTGTTAATTGCTGAG GTATTTGATGGTAGCGTTCTTGGTTATCTAGAGGAGCCATCTGGTAAAATAGACCTGATTAGAGATCAGGCTCATCTTGTCGCTTATAGAATGCTGAAAGAAAGTCAAAGACCTCCTTTGTTCGTGTTCCGACATCTACGTGAAGAAAA GTCAGAATTTACTGGATACATATATTGCAAGAAATTTGGTGTGCCTCTCCTGTCAAGGGTATCTAATTTTTCTGAAGGATCTGAGATACGCAAAGAATTCCTAAAGCTGCTTAACCCATTTGTAATGCCTGCAGAAGAATTGTCAAATGACTATGATTGTAAAGGGATTGACACTAATGGAGATGGTAAGATAGAGTCAATTCTGGATGAAGATGCAGACATAGAGCCTGAATCTGAGATTGACAGCTGTGACTTTCAGTTTTATCTGAATGAATCTTGTTGGAAAGAGTATAAGATAGAAATGAATAACCCGAGGCCAATATCAGTGTCTTCTGGCATTGTGAATGTGTTTGTTTCCTGGCCCCAAAAAATGCTGGAAGTGTATGACACTTCCCTTATGAGTGTTTTACCAGAAGTCCATAAATCTACACTCTTCTCAAGAAAGTACCAGGAATCTGTTTCCCTATATAAATGCCTTGACGCCTTCTTGAAGGAGGAACCACTTGGACCAGAAGACATGTG GTACTGTCCCAGTTGCAAAACTCACAGGCAAGCCAGCAAAAAGTTAGATCTGTGGCGATTGCCAGAGATACTGGTTATTCATTTAAAGAGGTTCTCATACAACCGATATTTCAGAaacaagctagaaacatttgtTGACTTTCCTATAAATGATTTTGATCTATCAAATTACATGGCTCACAAAAATATCCATATGTCGCACCATTACATGCTTTATGCTGTAAGTAATCACCAAGGTGGCATGGGGAGTGGTCATTATACTGCATTCATTCAA TTGGAATTTTTGTTGCTTGATGCAGCATGGGCAAAATAG
- the LOC113692753 gene encoding ubiquitin carboxyl-terminal hydrolase 8 isoform X1, translating into MSRSLGSLKRLRIPPQLEAFNFSLYHRSTSFFSLLSSLSPFRLLKRLFFKTLRYFSVSFHRMDSSFLFSLSSPSPSFADDVLSSDYSSPSSSPEPLFLVPLRWWTDANAALYGGGGGCGENKGVLYNVTSRLSNKELEMDDFLSEVESEIVLDMTRVGETGTAQGEGVSGSCSGTSDLSLALISEWMFLRAFRWHNDTKDVGAFLAAADIIQDLFSLQIRLSFSCKTDSLIIRINRKVSRQSSFSLASLYPDNELRDFDRACSIFCVDSGMLEIWDFSGQTNQFFMDDRKLLSDFDQPREEMILELQVYGVAEARDNKREKMITDQCKIEAPPISGTMTMNGSMDDELFSRFKQSPPLDGSYSNACALGLTGLYNLGNTCFMNSALQCLVHTRELVDYFLGDFRKDLNFENPLGMNGKLALTFGELLRKLWAPGATPVAPRIFKSVIAGFAPQFGGYSQHDAQEFLAFLLDGLHEDLDRVKHKPYVEVKDVDGHLDEEVADEHWRNHLARNDSIIVDLCQGQYRSTLVCPVCKKLSITFDPFMYLSLPLPSTTMRKMTLTIFSTDGITLPLPVTVAVPRDGTLSDLVEALSVACCLRDDETLLIAEVFDGSVLGYLEEPSGKIDLIRDQAHLVAYRMLKESQRPPLFVFRHLREEKSEFTGYIYCKKFGVPLLSRVSNFSEGSEIRKEFLKLLNPFVMPAEELSNDYDCKGIDTNGDGKIESILDEDADIEPESEIDSCDFQFYLNESCWKEYKIEMNNPRPISVSSGIVNVFVSWPQKMLEVYDTSLMSVLPEVHKSTLFSRKYQESVSLYKCLDAFLKEEPLGPEDMWYCPSCKTHRQASKKLDLWRLPEILVIHLKRFSYNRYFRNKLETFVDFPINDFDLSNYMAHKNIHMSHHYMLYAVSNHQGGMGSGHYTAFIQHGQNRWYEFDDSNVFHISEEQIKTSSAYVLFYRRISDTVHNNVH; encoded by the exons ATGAGCCGTAGCCTTGGAAGCTTGAAACGACTGCGTATTCCACCCCAACTCGAAGCTTTTAACTTCTCTCTCTACCACCGCTCCACTTCCTTCTTCTCCCTCCTCTCGTCTCTCTCCCCATTCCGCCTTCTCAAACGCCTCTTCTTCAAAACCCTCCGCTACTTCTCCGTCTCTTTCCACCGCATGGATTCCTCCTTTTTATTCTCCCTCTCTTCCCCCTCCCCTTCTTTCGCCGACGACGTTTTGTCTTCCGATTACTCCTCTCCTTCCTCCTCCCCTGAACCCCTCTTCTTAGTTCCCCTCAG gTGGTGGACTGACGCGAATGCGGCGTTGTATGGCGGCGGTGGCGGCTGTGGGGAGAATAAGGGAGTTTTGTATAATGTGACGTCGCGTTTGAGTAATAAGGAGCTTGAGATGGATGATTTCTTGTCGGAGGTGGAGTCCGAGATTGTCCTTGACATGACGAGAGTTGGGGAGACCGGCACCGCCCAAGGAGAGGGCGTTTCTGGCAGCTGCAGCGGCACCAGTGATCTTAGTCTTGCTTTGATTTCTGAATGGATGTTCTTGAGAGCTTTTAGATG GCATAATGATACTAAGGATGTGGGAGCTTTTTTAGCGGCAGCAGATATTATACAGGACTTGTTCTCTTTACAAATCCGACTTTCCTTTTCGTGCAAAACAGATTCACTCATAATAAGGATAAACCGAAAGGTTTCAAGACAATCCTCCTTTTCCTTGGCATCTCTCTACCCT GACAACGAGCTTAGAGATTTTGATCGAGCTTGCAGTATTTTTTGTGTTGATTCCGGCATG TTGGAAATTTGGGACTTTTCCGGACAGACAAACCAGTTTTTCATGGATGACAGGAAGCTACTCAGTGATTTTGATCAGCCTCGTGAGGAG ATGATTTTGGAGTTGCAAGTTTATGGGGTTGCTGAGGCTAGAGAcaataaaagagagaaaatgatTACTGACCAATGCAAGATTGAAGCTCCTCCTATCAGTGGTACAATGACGATGAATGGGAGTATGGATGATGAGCTATTCTCCAGATTCAAGCAGTCGCCTCCCCTTGATGGTAGCTATAGTAATGCTTGTGCTTTGGGCTTGACTGGATTATATAATCTGGGGAACACTTGTTTTATGAACAGTGCCCTCCAGTGTCTTGTGCATACAAGGGAGCTGGTTGATTATTTCCTTGGAGACTTCCGAAAAGATCTTAATTTCGAAAATCCTTTAGGCATGAAT GGTAAGCTAGCATTAACTTTTGGAGAATTGTTGAGGAAGCTATGGGCTCCAGGAGCAACACCAGTGGCTCCAAGGATATTTAAGTCTGTGATTGCTGGTTTTGCTCCTCAGTTCGGTGGATATAGTCAGCATGATGCTCAA GAGTTTCTTGCTTTTTTGTTGGATGGGCTTCACGAAGATCTCGATCGTGTAAAGCATAAGCCTTATGTTGAAGTGAAGGATGTAGATGGACACTTAGATGAAGAAGTTGCAGATGAACATTGGCGGAATCATCTTGCTCGCAATGACTCTATCATTGTTGATCTGTGCCAA GGTCAGTACCGGTCAACATTGGTTTGCCCTGTTTGCAAGAAGTTATCCATTACATTTGATCCATTTATGTACCTGTCATTACCACTTCCTTCTACAACAATGAGAAAAATGACTTTGACTATTTTCAGCACCGATGGTATCACTTTGCCTTTGCCAGTCACAGTTGCTGTGCCCAGAGATGGGACTTTGAGTGATCTGGTTGAGGCCTTGAGTGTGGCTTGCTGTTTACGAGATGATGAGACACTGTTAATTGCTGAG GTATTTGATGGTAGCGTTCTTGGTTATCTAGAGGAGCCATCTGGTAAAATAGACCTGATTAGAGATCAGGCTCATCTTGTCGCTTATAGAATGCTGAAAGAAAGTCAAAGACCTCCTTTGTTCGTGTTCCGACATCTACGTGAAGAAAA GTCAGAATTTACTGGATACATATATTGCAAGAAATTTGGTGTGCCTCTCCTGTCAAGGGTATCTAATTTTTCTGAAGGATCTGAGATACGCAAAGAATTCCTAAAGCTGCTTAACCCATTTGTAATGCCTGCAGAAGAATTGTCAAATGACTATGATTGTAAAGGGATTGACACTAATGGAGATGGTAAGATAGAGTCAATTCTGGATGAAGATGCAGACATAGAGCCTGAATCTGAGATTGACAGCTGTGACTTTCAGTTTTATCTGAATGAATCTTGTTGGAAAGAGTATAAGATAGAAATGAATAACCCGAGGCCAATATCAGTGTCTTCTGGCATTGTGAATGTGTTTGTTTCCTGGCCCCAAAAAATGCTGGAAGTGTATGACACTTCCCTTATGAGTGTTTTACCAGAAGTCCATAAATCTACACTCTTCTCAAGAAAGTACCAGGAATCTGTTTCCCTATATAAATGCCTTGACGCCTTCTTGAAGGAGGAACCACTTGGACCAGAAGACATGTG GTACTGTCCCAGTTGCAAAACTCACAGGCAAGCCAGCAAAAAGTTAGATCTGTGGCGATTGCCAGAGATACTGGTTATTCATTTAAAGAGGTTCTCATACAACCGATATTTCAGAaacaagctagaaacatttgtTGACTTTCCTATAAATGATTTTGATCTATCAAATTACATGGCTCACAAAAATATCCATATGTCGCACCATTACATGCTTTATGCTGTAAGTAATCACCAAGGTGGCATGGGGAGTGGTCATTATACTGCATTCATTCAA CATGGGCAAAATAGGTGGTACGAATTTGATGACAGCAATGTTTTCCATATTAGCGAGGAGCAGATAAAGACATCATCTGCTTATGTTCTCTTCTACAGGAGAATTTCAGATACTGTACATAATAATGTCCATTAA
- the LOC113692753 gene encoding ubiquitin carboxyl-terminal hydrolase 8 isoform X2, producing the protein MSRSLGSLKRLRIPPQLEAFNFSLYHRSTSFFSLLSSLSPFRLLKRLFFKTLRYFSVSFHRMDSSFLFSLSSPSPSFADDVLSSDYSSPSSSPEPLFLVPLRWWTDANAALYGGGGGCGENKGVLYNVTSRLSNKELEMDDFLSEVESEIVLDMTRVGETGTAQGEGVSGSCSGTSDLSLALISEWMFLRAFRWHNDTKDVGAFLAAADIIQDLFSLQIRLSFSCKTDSLIIRINRKDNELRDFDRACSIFCVDSGMLEIWDFSGQTNQFFMDDRKLLSDFDQPREEMILELQVYGVAEARDNKREKMITDQCKIEAPPISGTMTMNGSMDDELFSRFKQSPPLDGSYSNACALGLTGLYNLGNTCFMNSALQCLVHTRELVDYFLGDFRKDLNFENPLGMNGKLALTFGELLRKLWAPGATPVAPRIFKSVIAGFAPQFGGYSQHDAQEFLAFLLDGLHEDLDRVKHKPYVEVKDVDGHLDEEVADEHWRNHLARNDSIIVDLCQGQYRSTLVCPVCKKLSITFDPFMYLSLPLPSTTMRKMTLTIFSTDGITLPLPVTVAVPRDGTLSDLVEALSVACCLRDDETLLIAEVFDGSVLGYLEEPSGKIDLIRDQAHLVAYRMLKESQRPPLFVFRHLREEKSEFTGYIYCKKFGVPLLSRVSNFSEGSEIRKEFLKLLNPFVMPAEELSNDYDCKGIDTNGDGKIESILDEDADIEPESEIDSCDFQFYLNESCWKEYKIEMNNPRPISVSSGIVNVFVSWPQKMLEVYDTSLMSVLPEVHKSTLFSRKYQESVSLYKCLDAFLKEEPLGPEDMWYCPSCKTHRQASKKLDLWRLPEILVIHLKRFSYNRYFRNKLETFVDFPINDFDLSNYMAHKNIHMSHHYMLYAVSNHQGGMGSGHYTAFIQHGQNRWYEFDDSNVFHISEEQIKTSSAYVLFYRRISDTVHNNVH; encoded by the exons ATGAGCCGTAGCCTTGGAAGCTTGAAACGACTGCGTATTCCACCCCAACTCGAAGCTTTTAACTTCTCTCTCTACCACCGCTCCACTTCCTTCTTCTCCCTCCTCTCGTCTCTCTCCCCATTCCGCCTTCTCAAACGCCTCTTCTTCAAAACCCTCCGCTACTTCTCCGTCTCTTTCCACCGCATGGATTCCTCCTTTTTATTCTCCCTCTCTTCCCCCTCCCCTTCTTTCGCCGACGACGTTTTGTCTTCCGATTACTCCTCTCCTTCCTCCTCCCCTGAACCCCTCTTCTTAGTTCCCCTCAG gTGGTGGACTGACGCGAATGCGGCGTTGTATGGCGGCGGTGGCGGCTGTGGGGAGAATAAGGGAGTTTTGTATAATGTGACGTCGCGTTTGAGTAATAAGGAGCTTGAGATGGATGATTTCTTGTCGGAGGTGGAGTCCGAGATTGTCCTTGACATGACGAGAGTTGGGGAGACCGGCACCGCCCAAGGAGAGGGCGTTTCTGGCAGCTGCAGCGGCACCAGTGATCTTAGTCTTGCTTTGATTTCTGAATGGATGTTCTTGAGAGCTTTTAGATG GCATAATGATACTAAGGATGTGGGAGCTTTTTTAGCGGCAGCAGATATTATACAGGACTTGTTCTCTTTACAAATCCGACTTTCCTTTTCGTGCAAAACAGATTCACTCATAATAAGGATAAACCGAAAG GACAACGAGCTTAGAGATTTTGATCGAGCTTGCAGTATTTTTTGTGTTGATTCCGGCATG TTGGAAATTTGGGACTTTTCCGGACAGACAAACCAGTTTTTCATGGATGACAGGAAGCTACTCAGTGATTTTGATCAGCCTCGTGAGGAG ATGATTTTGGAGTTGCAAGTTTATGGGGTTGCTGAGGCTAGAGAcaataaaagagagaaaatgatTACTGACCAATGCAAGATTGAAGCTCCTCCTATCAGTGGTACAATGACGATGAATGGGAGTATGGATGATGAGCTATTCTCCAGATTCAAGCAGTCGCCTCCCCTTGATGGTAGCTATAGTAATGCTTGTGCTTTGGGCTTGACTGGATTATATAATCTGGGGAACACTTGTTTTATGAACAGTGCCCTCCAGTGTCTTGTGCATACAAGGGAGCTGGTTGATTATTTCCTTGGAGACTTCCGAAAAGATCTTAATTTCGAAAATCCTTTAGGCATGAAT GGTAAGCTAGCATTAACTTTTGGAGAATTGTTGAGGAAGCTATGGGCTCCAGGAGCAACACCAGTGGCTCCAAGGATATTTAAGTCTGTGATTGCTGGTTTTGCTCCTCAGTTCGGTGGATATAGTCAGCATGATGCTCAA GAGTTTCTTGCTTTTTTGTTGGATGGGCTTCACGAAGATCTCGATCGTGTAAAGCATAAGCCTTATGTTGAAGTGAAGGATGTAGATGGACACTTAGATGAAGAAGTTGCAGATGAACATTGGCGGAATCATCTTGCTCGCAATGACTCTATCATTGTTGATCTGTGCCAA GGTCAGTACCGGTCAACATTGGTTTGCCCTGTTTGCAAGAAGTTATCCATTACATTTGATCCATTTATGTACCTGTCATTACCACTTCCTTCTACAACAATGAGAAAAATGACTTTGACTATTTTCAGCACCGATGGTATCACTTTGCCTTTGCCAGTCACAGTTGCTGTGCCCAGAGATGGGACTTTGAGTGATCTGGTTGAGGCCTTGAGTGTGGCTTGCTGTTTACGAGATGATGAGACACTGTTAATTGCTGAG GTATTTGATGGTAGCGTTCTTGGTTATCTAGAGGAGCCATCTGGTAAAATAGACCTGATTAGAGATCAGGCTCATCTTGTCGCTTATAGAATGCTGAAAGAAAGTCAAAGACCTCCTTTGTTCGTGTTCCGACATCTACGTGAAGAAAA GTCAGAATTTACTGGATACATATATTGCAAGAAATTTGGTGTGCCTCTCCTGTCAAGGGTATCTAATTTTTCTGAAGGATCTGAGATACGCAAAGAATTCCTAAAGCTGCTTAACCCATTTGTAATGCCTGCAGAAGAATTGTCAAATGACTATGATTGTAAAGGGATTGACACTAATGGAGATGGTAAGATAGAGTCAATTCTGGATGAAGATGCAGACATAGAGCCTGAATCTGAGATTGACAGCTGTGACTTTCAGTTTTATCTGAATGAATCTTGTTGGAAAGAGTATAAGATAGAAATGAATAACCCGAGGCCAATATCAGTGTCTTCTGGCATTGTGAATGTGTTTGTTTCCTGGCCCCAAAAAATGCTGGAAGTGTATGACACTTCCCTTATGAGTGTTTTACCAGAAGTCCATAAATCTACACTCTTCTCAAGAAAGTACCAGGAATCTGTTTCCCTATATAAATGCCTTGACGCCTTCTTGAAGGAGGAACCACTTGGACCAGAAGACATGTG GTACTGTCCCAGTTGCAAAACTCACAGGCAAGCCAGCAAAAAGTTAGATCTGTGGCGATTGCCAGAGATACTGGTTATTCATTTAAAGAGGTTCTCATACAACCGATATTTCAGAaacaagctagaaacatttgtTGACTTTCCTATAAATGATTTTGATCTATCAAATTACATGGCTCACAAAAATATCCATATGTCGCACCATTACATGCTTTATGCTGTAAGTAATCACCAAGGTGGCATGGGGAGTGGTCATTATACTGCATTCATTCAA CATGGGCAAAATAGGTGGTACGAATTTGATGACAGCAATGTTTTCCATATTAGCGAGGAGCAGATAAAGACATCATCTGCTTATGTTCTCTTCTACAGGAGAATTTCAGATACTGTACATAATAATGTCCATTAA